From a single Mycolicibacterium moriokaense genomic region:
- a CDS encoding ABC-F family ATP-binding cassette domain-containing protein, translated as MANLINVERASVAYGTRTLLNGVSLGVDEGDAIGVVGRNGDGKTTLLQVLTRAREPDCGRVTHTSGLSVGYLRQTDEFGGATVRDVIVGGRPDHVWAAEPGTRDVVSHLLSGVELDSEVGRLSGGERRRVALATELIAGHDVLVLDEPTNHLDVEVIGWLAAHLNARRAKTLVVVSHDRWFLDAVCTTTWEVHDGVVDAYDGGYAAYVLARAERARLAAGVEARRQNLMRKELAWLRRGPPARTSKPKFRIQAANDLIANEPPPRDSLGLQNFAITRLGKDVFDLHRVRLEVGPNVVLDGIDWSIGPGARIGLVGVNGTGKTSVLRLLAGELQPASGTVKRGKTLKIGYLSQALAELDGSERVIDAVENRRRITQLAGGREISADTLLKDFGFTGDKLTARLAELSGGERRRLQFLRLLLDEPNVLLLDEPTNDLDIDTLTVIEDYLDGWPGTLIVVTHDRYFLERVSDVTYALTGGGRCDLLPGGIEQYLADRAAATPDAPTRVDAPRGESASARERRAGKEMARIEGQLEKLEKRIATLHESMAEAAADHVRAGELNAELQEMLARKESLEEAWLAAADE; from the coding sequence ATGGCGAATCTGATCAACGTGGAGCGCGCGAGCGTCGCGTATGGCACCCGGACGCTGCTCAACGGCGTCAGCCTCGGGGTCGACGAGGGTGACGCGATCGGGGTCGTCGGACGCAATGGCGACGGGAAGACCACCCTGCTGCAGGTGCTGACGCGCGCCCGCGAACCCGACTGCGGTCGGGTGACCCATACGTCGGGGTTGTCGGTGGGTTATCTGCGGCAGACAGACGAGTTCGGCGGCGCGACCGTGCGGGACGTGATCGTAGGAGGGCGGCCCGACCATGTGTGGGCCGCCGAACCCGGCACCCGGGACGTCGTATCCCATCTGCTGTCGGGTGTCGAGCTCGACAGCGAGGTGGGCCGGCTGTCCGGCGGTGAACGCCGACGGGTGGCACTGGCGACGGAGTTGATCGCGGGGCACGACGTGCTTGTGCTCGACGAGCCGACGAACCATCTGGACGTCGAGGTGATCGGTTGGCTCGCAGCCCATCTGAACGCCCGCCGCGCCAAAACGCTGGTGGTGGTGAGCCACGACCGCTGGTTTCTCGACGCGGTGTGCACCACGACGTGGGAGGTGCACGACGGTGTCGTCGACGCGTACGACGGTGGATATGCGGCCTATGTCCTGGCCCGCGCTGAACGCGCCCGGTTGGCCGCGGGGGTCGAGGCGCGTCGCCAGAATCTGATGCGCAAGGAGCTGGCCTGGCTGCGGCGTGGACCGCCCGCGCGGACGTCGAAGCCGAAGTTCCGCATCCAGGCCGCCAACGATCTGATCGCGAACGAACCGCCGCCGCGGGATTCGCTTGGGCTGCAGAACTTTGCGATCACGCGGCTCGGCAAGGACGTGTTCGATCTGCATCGCGTCCGCTTGGAGGTCGGGCCCAATGTCGTACTGGACGGCATCGACTGGTCCATCGGGCCGGGAGCGCGCATCGGCCTCGTCGGCGTGAACGGCACCGGCAAGACGTCGGTGCTGCGGCTGCTGGCGGGTGAACTGCAACCGGCATCGGGCACGGTCAAGCGCGGTAAGACGCTGAAGATCGGCTACCTGAGCCAGGCGCTCGCCGAGCTGGACGGATCGGAACGCGTGATCGACGCTGTCGAAAACCGTCGCCGCATTACACAATTGGCCGGCGGGCGCGAGATCTCCGCCGACACGCTGTTGAAGGACTTCGGGTTCACCGGCGACAAGCTGACCGCGCGGCTGGCGGAGCTGTCCGGTGGCGAGCGCCGACGGCTGCAGTTTCTGCGGCTGCTCCTCGACGAACCCAACGTACTGCTACTCGATGAGCCCACAAACGATCTCGACATCGACACCCTGACAGTCATCGAGGACTACCTCGACGGGTGGCCGGGCACGTTGATCGTCGTGACGCACGACAGGTATTTCCTGGAGCGGGTCTCCGACGTCACGTATGCGCTCACCGGAGGTGGGCGGTGCGACCTGCTGCCGGGCGGCATCGAGCAGTACCTGGCGGATCGGGCGGCCGCGACACCCGATGCGCCTACTCGTGTGGACGCGCCGCGCGGCGAGTCGGCGTCGGCGCGGGAACGCCGCGCGGGCAAGGAGATGGCGCGCATCGAGGGTCAGCTGGAGAAGCTCGAGAAGCGGATCGCTACGTTGCACGAGTCGATGGCCGAGGCGGCCGCCGATCACGTGCGTGCGGGCGAGCTCAACGCCGAGCTTCAGGAAATGCTGGCGCGCAAGGAATCCCTCGAAGAGGCGTGGCTGGCCGCCGCCGACGAATAA